GGATTCAAGACCGATGAAATCCGGCGTGTGATTCGGATCCAAGAGTCGGGATAAGCCGGTCTGAATTCCTCATAAACCCAACCTGTTGTCGTTTCTGTTCTTTCCCCGTTGGTGTGGTCATGGCGAATGCATCCTTGAATCTCTCTGCTCTCAATGGCAGTAATGGCTTCCGCATTAACGGCATTAATGAATTTGACTTCTCTGGCCGTTCTGTTAGTAATGCAGGGGATGTGAACGGGGATGGCATTGATGACCTCATCATCGGGGCTTTTGGTGCCGATAACTTTACTGGTCAGAGCTATGTGGTCTTTGGCTCTCGCAATAGCTTTGGTAGCAACCTAAATCTCTCAGCTCTTAATGGCATTAATGGTTTCCGTATTGATGGCATTAATGCATTTGACTACTCTGGCTGGTCTGTGAGTAGTGCTGGAGATATCAATGGGGATGGCATTGATGACCTTATTATCGGAACTAATCGCGCCGGCCTTAACGGTAACGCTGGTGCTGGTCAAAGCTATGTGATTTTTGGTAAGGATGTAGCGCGGCAGGGAAGCTTTGATCCCGTTTTAGCACTGTCGAGCTTGAATGGTAGCAATGGTTTTCGTATCAATGGCAACGGCATTGATCCCTCTTATTCTTCTGGATTTTCTGTGAGTAATGCCGGGGACATCAATGGAGATGGCATTGATGACCTCATCATTGGAGATCCATTTCCCAGCAACAACACTGGTCAGAGCTATGTGATTTTTGGCAAGAAGGGGGCAACTCGAGCTGACATCAATCTCGTGACTTTTGCTCCCGAGGATGGCTTCCGCATTAATAGTTCTCTCGCTAATAGCTTCTTCAGCTTCTCCGTCAGTAATGCAGGGGATGTGAACGGGGATGGCATTGATGACCTCATTATTGGGGCTTATCGTGATCTCGTTGATGACAGACCTGAATCTGGTCAGAGCTATGTGATTTTTGGCAAGAAGGAGTCTCGGGCTGATATCAATCTTGCCACCCTCAATGCTAGCGATGGCTTCCGCATCACTGGCATGAAATCAGGGGATCGTTCTGGCTTTTCTGTCAGTAATACAGGGGATGTGAACGGGGATGGTATTGATGACCTCATCATTGGGGCTCCGTTTGCCAGCCCTGATGGCAAGTTATATTCCGGTCAGAGCTATGTGGTGTATGGAAAGCTAGGGGCAACTCGAGCTGACATCGATCTCTTAACTTTCGCTCCCGATGATGGTTTCCGCATCAATGGAATAAAATCAGATGACCGCTCCGGCCGTTCTGTCAGTAATGCAGGGGATGTGAACGGGGATGGCATTGATGACCTGATCATCGGGGCTCCGTTTGCTGACCCAAACGGCGACTCTTCTGGTCAGAGCTATGTGATTTTTGGCAAATTAGGGGCGACGCGGGCTGACATCAATCTGGCTACCCTTGATGGCAGCGATGGCTTCCGCATCAATGGCATTAGTGATATTAACTACTCCGGCTTCTCTGTCAGTAGTGCTGGGGATGTTAATGGGGATGGCGTTGATGACCTCATTATTGGGGCTTATGCTGCCAACAACACTGCTGGCCAGAGCTACGTAGTCTTTGGCAATGCCGCACCCGTTCTTGACCTCGATGGTGCTGCGACGCCATCACAGAACTTCAGCACTGTCTTCACCGGCACATCAGTCTCGGTCGTGGGTTCAGGACTCACCATCAAAGACCTCAACTCTCCAACGCTGGCTGCGGCGACGGTGACCTTGGTCAACCGGCCGGATGGAACAGCAGAATCGCTGAGTGCAATCACCACCGGCACCTCGATCACTGCGAGCTATGACAGCAATACCGGCGTGCTGTTGCTCTCGGGTATTGCTTCTGTGGCGGACTATCAGCAAGTCCTGCGCACTGTCACCTACAGCAATAGCTCGAGTGCCGCAGACCTAGATTTAAGCCGCCGCCGGATTGAGTTCGTGCTCGATGATGGCTCTGACTTTGCCAACACCAGTGCCGTTGTCACGACAACCGTGACGGTCCTCAAGCTCCCCTTGGCTAGCAAAACGAGCGTTAGTCTCTCCGCTCTCGATGGCATCAATGGCTTCCGCGTCAATGGCATTGTCGCTTCTGACTTCTCCGGCTATTCCGTAAGCGGTGCGGGGGATGTGAATGGAGATGGCATCGATGACCTGATCATTGGGGCTTTTGGTGCCGATCCCAACGGCATTGATAGAGCCGGTCAGAGCTATGTAGTCTTTGGCAAGAAAGGGGGCTTTAGTGCTGACATCGATCTAGACTCTCTCACTTCCAGCGATGGCTTCCGCATCAATGGCATTGCGGCAGGTGATGAGTCCGGCCGTTCAGTGAGTAATGCGGGGGATGTGAATGGCGATGGACTCGATGACCTGATCATTGGGGCTCTTGGCGCTAACCCCAATGGCAACACTAATAATTCTGGCCAGAGCTATGTAGTCTTTGGCAAGAAAGGGGCGACGCGGGCTGATATTAATCTCTCTACCCTCGCCCCTAGCGATGGTTTTCGTATCAACGGCATTGCGGCATATGACCAATCCGGTATTGCGGTAAGCAATGCGGGGGATGTGAATGGCGATGGCATTGATGACCTGATCATTGGAGCGAATCGTGCTGACCCCAAT
The sequence above is a segment of the Synechococcus elongatus PCC 11801 genome. Coding sequences within it:
- a CDS encoding type I secretion C-terminal target domain-containing protein, yielding MANASLNLSALNGSNGFRINGINEFDFSGRSVSNAGDVNGDGIDDLIIGAFGADNFTGQSYVVFGSRNSFGSNLNLSALNGINGFRIDGINAFDYSGWSVSSAGDINGDGIDDLIIGTNRAGLNGNAGAGQSYVIFGKDVARQGSFDPVLALSSLNGSNGFRINGNGIDPSYSSGFSVSNAGDINGDGIDDLIIGDPFPSNNTGQSYVIFGKKGATRADINLVTFAPEDGFRINSSLANSFFSFSVSNAGDVNGDGIDDLIIGAYRDLVDDRPESGQSYVIFGKKESRADINLATLNASDGFRITGMKSGDRSGFSVSNTGDVNGDGIDDLIIGAPFASPDGKLYSGQSYVVYGKLGATRADIDLLTFAPDDGFRINGIKSDDRSGRSVSNAGDVNGDGIDDLIIGAPFADPNGDSSGQSYVIFGKLGATRADINLATLDGSDGFRINGISDINYSGFSVSSAGDVNGDGVDDLIIGAYAANNTAGQSYVVFGNAAPVLDLDGAATPSQNFSTVFTGTSVSVVGSGLTIKDLNSPTLAAATVTLVNRPDGTAESLSAITTGTSITASYDSNTGVLLLSGIASVADYQQVLRTVTYSNSSSAADLDLSRRRIEFVLDDGSDFANTSAVVTTTVTVLKLPLASKTSVSLSALDGINGFRVNGIVASDFSGYSVSGAGDVNGDGIDDLIIGAFGADPNGIDRAGQSYVVFGKKGGFSADIDLDSLTSSDGFRINGIAAGDESGRSVSNAGDVNGDGLDDLIIGALGANPNGNTNNSGQSYVVFGKKGATRADINLSTLAPSDGFRINGIAAYDQSGIAVSNAGDVNGDGIDDLIIGANRADPNGDIDAGQSYVVYGKEGATRADIDLSSFAPSDGFRINGINADDRSGFSVSNAGDVNGDGLDDLIIGAQFADPNMNLSSGQSYVVFGKKGATRADIDLSTFAPSDGFRINGIAAFDNFGRSVSSAGDVNGDGLDDLIIGASYADPNGINGSGQSYVVFGKKGATRADINLSTLAPSDGFRINGIAANDLSGFSVSNAGDVNGDGIDDLIIGAIGANPNGINGSGQSYVVFGKKGATRADINLSTLAPGDGFAINGIAANDLSGRSVSGAGDVNGDSIDDLIIGANGADPNGSQSGQSYVVFGNAAPILDLDGSATLSQDFGAVFTGTPVLVVGADLTIEDLNSPTLAAATVTLVNRPDGTAESLSAITDGTSISARYDSNTGVLLLSGLASVADYEQVLRTVTYTNSSNLDRSARTIEFVLDDGSDFANTSALVSTTLSFNRAPTDLALSNTAITENAVVGDGIKVADITITDPDTTGNNNVLSLAGDDAASFEIRGTELFFVGSSPDFETKPSYAITITSTDGSLVYSEPFTINVTNLNEITGSQRSNFLVGSKGNDFITGLGGNDFLFGGGGNDILIGGSGQDFLSGGAGNDRFVYTAVSDARDLIVDFNVKQDSLDLSVLLDSLGYKGSNPLADQVLRFSTQLFLGTTVSVNAGLGGVPDFVPLVTLLGVSSSDLLLGDNILI